The Nitratidesulfovibrio sp. SRB-5 genome includes a window with the following:
- a CDS encoding radical SAM protein produces the protein MSSAWNHVHGFERLSLCDWPGYSSCVIFLGGCNMRCPTCHNWQLAWHADTLPLLSRAAIESYIEARRHWLDGVVVTGGEATMVDGFADMLRGLRRFGLPVKVDSNGLRPDVVELLLRDGLADAFSIDVKGPFALYPRLSGGTTSPDEARTALSRIFALAQAQPDAFMFRLTRVPVLSDDDVEAARSQLPAGFDLKIQDYVPPRRKHAEADSETRRTAGDVVHGPHRGSHPEGPESQRH, from the coding sequence ATGTCCTCCGCATGGAACCACGTGCATGGCTTCGAGCGCCTGAGCCTCTGCGACTGGCCCGGCTACAGTAGTTGCGTCATCTTTCTGGGCGGCTGCAACATGCGCTGCCCCACCTGCCACAACTGGCAGCTGGCCTGGCATGCCGACACCCTGCCCCTGCTCTCCCGCGCCGCCATCGAATCCTACATCGAAGCCCGCCGCCACTGGCTGGACGGGGTGGTCGTGACCGGGGGGGAAGCGACCATGGTCGACGGCTTCGCGGACATGCTGCGCGGCCTGCGCCGTTTCGGCCTGCCCGTGAAGGTGGACAGCAACGGCCTGCGCCCCGACGTGGTGGAACTGCTGCTGCGCGACGGGCTGGCCGACGCCTTCTCCATCGACGTCAAAGGGCCTTTTGCCCTCTACCCGCGCCTGTCCGGCGGCACCACCAGCCCGGACGAGGCCCGCACCGCGCTTTCGCGCATCTTCGCGCTGGCCCAGGCGCAGCCCGATGCCTTCATGTTCCGCCTCACCCGCGTTCCCGTGCTTTCCGATGACGACGTGGAAGCGGCCCGCAGCCAGCTTCCCGCCGGATTCGACCTGAAGATACAGGATTACGTGCCCCCCCGGAGGAAGCATGCCGAAGCAGATTCTGAAACGCGACGGACGGCTGGAGACGTGGTCCACGGACCGCATCGCGGAAGCCATCCTGAAGGCCCTGAAAGCCAACGGCATTAA
- a CDS encoding chemotaxis protein CheX — protein sequence MSSGIEVAKPFVAATINVLSTMAGITPTAGPPYVKKNNVAKGDVSAVIGITGYKNGTISVTFTKKCAIALVKAMLGDDIQDIVQDIKDAVGEVTNMISGQARAGLAEMGMTFQGATPSVIMGDGHTISHVTKAPIIAIPFGTPHGDFTVEFCFE from the coding sequence ATGAGCAGCGGCATCGAAGTCGCAAAGCCCTTCGTCGCGGCCACCATCAACGTGCTGTCCACCATGGCGGGCATCACCCCCACGGCTGGGCCCCCCTACGTGAAGAAGAACAACGTGGCCAAGGGCGACGTATCTGCCGTCATCGGCATTACCGGGTACAAGAACGGCACCATCTCGGTGACCTTCACCAAGAAGTGCGCCATCGCCCTGGTGAAGGCCATGCTGGGCGACGACATCCAGGACATCGTCCAGGACATCAAGGACGCCGTGGGCGAGGTGACCAACATGATCTCCGGCCAGGCCCGCGCGGGCCTTGCCGAAATGGGCATGACCTTCCAGGGGGCCACCCCCTCGGTTATCATGGGCGACGGGCACACCATCAGCCACGTCACCAAGGCGCCCATCATCGCCATTCCCTTCGGCACGCCCCACGGCGACTTCACCGTGGAGTTCTGCTTCGAGTAG
- a CDS encoding tetratricopeptide repeat protein — protein MQALSEGNLANADFLLSQALRQAMALGLVGFEAKIRNNLGLVCRLRGRTDEAVTHFSAALAHLEAKVGTQHRVYTAIAGNLNAAKAEASASVLH, from the coding sequence ATGCAGGCCCTTTCGGAAGGCAACCTCGCCAACGCGGACTTTCTGCTTTCGCAGGCCCTGCGCCAGGCCATGGCCCTTGGGCTTGTCGGGTTCGAGGCCAAGATCCGCAACAATCTCGGGCTGGTCTGCCGCCTGCGTGGCCGCACCGACGAAGCCGTGACCCATTTCTCCGCCGCCCTGGCTCATCTTGAAGCCAAGGTGGGCACACAGCACCGCGTCTACACCGCCATCGCGGGCAACCTGAACGCCGCCAAGGCGGAAGCCTCTGCCAGCGTTCTGCATTAG
- a CDS encoding DUF2325 domain-containing protein: protein MCAALIGGMDRLKRDYINAALASGVDLKVFTGKENRIADKLGQADLVIVFTNKISHAAKREVVQHAKANSIPVQMLHSCGVSTLRQALDTTN, encoded by the coding sequence ATGTGCGCAGCACTCATCGGCGGAATGGACAGACTGAAGCGCGACTACATCAATGCAGCCCTCGCCAGCGGCGTGGACCTCAAGGTGTTCACGGGCAAGGAGAACCGCATCGCCGACAAGCTCGGCCAGGCGGACCTGGTCATCGTGTTCACCAACAAGATCTCGCACGCTGCCAAGCGCGAGGTGGTGCAGCACGCCAAGGCCAACAGCATTCCCGTGCAGATGCTGCACAGCTGCGGCGTTTCCACACTGCGTCAGGCCCTGGACACCACCAACTAG
- a CDS encoding ferredoxin — MAKYLYLDQDECMACESCVELCPEAFRMSSAGEYAEVIDPNTTAECVEDAISTCPVECIEWREE, encoded by the coding sequence ATGGCGAAGTATCTGTACCTTGATCAGGACGAATGCATGGCGTGCGAATCGTGCGTCGAACTTTGCCCCGAGGCGTTCAGAATGTCCAGCGCAGGCGAATATGCGGAGGTCATCGACCCCAATACCACCGCGGAATGCGTGGAAGACGCCATCTCCACCTGTCCGGTGGAATGTATCGAGTGGCGCGAGGAATAG
- a CDS encoding type III pantothenate kinase: MTQHFLLFDIGNTNVKIGIAVETAVLTSYVLPTDPGQTADSIGLRLLEVLRHAGLGPADVGACVASSVVPGVNPLIRRACERYLYRKLLFAPGDIAIPLENRYERPAEVGADRLVAAYAARRMYPGPRSLVSVDFGTATTFDCVEGGAYLGGLICPGVLSSAGALSSRTAKLPRISLEVEEDSPVIGRSTTTSLNHGFIFGFAAMTEGVLARLRGVLPGPTEVVATGGFARDIARVSSCFDHVRPDLLLEGLRLLYMERDAR; encoded by the coding sequence ATGACCCAGCATTTTCTGCTGTTCGACATAGGCAACACCAACGTCAAGATCGGCATCGCGGTGGAAACCGCCGTGCTGACTTCGTACGTGCTGCCCACAGACCCCGGCCAGACGGCCGACTCCATCGGGCTGCGCCTGCTGGAGGTGCTGCGCCATGCCGGGCTGGGACCGGCGGACGTGGGGGCCTGCGTGGCCAGTTCGGTGGTGCCCGGCGTCAACCCGCTGATCCGCCGCGCCTGCGAACGCTACCTGTACCGCAAACTGCTGTTCGCCCCCGGCGACATCGCCATTCCGCTGGAAAACCGTTACGAACGGCCCGCCGAAGTGGGCGCGGACCGGTTGGTGGCGGCCTATGCCGCCCGGAGGATGTACCCCGGCCCCCGGTCGCTGGTATCCGTGGATTTCGGCACCGCCACCACGTTTGACTGTGTGGAAGGCGGTGCGTATCTTGGTGGTTTGATCTGTCCCGGCGTGCTGTCGTCCGCCGGGGCGTTGTCGTCGCGCACGGCCAAGCTGCCGCGCATCAGCCTGGAAGTGGAAGAGGATTCGCCGGTCATCGGGCGGTCCACCACCACCAGCCTGAACCACGGCTTCATTTTCGGCTTTGCCGCCATGACCGAAGGGGTGCTGGCTCGCCTGCGCGGCGTGCTGCCCGGCCCCACGGAGGTGGTGGCCACGGGCGGATTCGCCCGGGACATCGCGCGGGTGAGCAGCTGTTTCGACCACGTCAGGCCAGACCTTTTGCTGGAGGGCCTGCGGCTGTTGTATATGGAACGTGACGCGCGCTAG
- the eno gene encoding phosphopyruvate hydratase yields MSTIVSVWAREILDSRGNPTVEVEVSLESGHTGRAAVPSGASTGTREALEMRDGDKGRYKGKGVEKAVDNVMGEIAEAIVGLDSLRQVQVDNTLLDLDGTDNKSRLGANAMLGVSLATARAASSFLGLPLYQYLGGVNAKVLPVPLMNIINGGAHAPNNLDIQEFMIMPIGAATFRDALRMGAETFHTLKALLAADGHVTSVGDEGGFAPNLKNHDEAFRYIMKAIEEAGYIPGAEIALAIDAAASEFHKDGKYVLTGEGKKLSNSEMVEWLGEFTTRYPLISIEDGLAEADWDGWRELTYKLGDTIQLVGDDIFVTNPDILAEGIDEGVANSILIKLNQIGTLTETLDTIEMAKQAAYTTVISHRSGETEDHFISDLAVGLNAGQIKTGSLCRSDRLAKYNQLLRIEEDLDDTGIYFGPMMSSHFGFEEEGEE; encoded by the coding sequence ATGAGCACCATCGTATCCGTCTGGGCGAGGGAAATCCTTGACTCCCGCGGGAACCCCACCGTCGAGGTGGAAGTCTCCCTGGAATCGGGCCACACCGGCCGCGCCGCCGTACCTTCCGGCGCCTCCACCGGCACCCGTGAAGCGCTGGAAATGCGCGACGGCGACAAGGGCCGCTACAAGGGCAAAGGCGTTGAGAAGGCCGTGGACAACGTGATGGGTGAAATCGCCGAAGCCATCGTGGGGCTGGATTCCCTGCGTCAGGTGCAGGTGGACAACACCCTGCTGGACCTCGACGGCACCGACAACAAGTCGCGTCTGGGCGCCAACGCCATGCTGGGCGTGTCCCTGGCCACCGCGCGCGCCGCGTCCAGCTTTCTGGGCCTGCCGCTGTACCAGTACCTGGGCGGCGTGAACGCCAAGGTGCTGCCCGTGCCGCTGATGAACATCATCAACGGCGGCGCCCACGCGCCCAACAATCTGGATATCCAGGAATTCATGATCATGCCCATCGGCGCGGCCACCTTCCGCGATGCGCTGCGCATGGGCGCCGAGACCTTCCACACCCTGAAGGCGCTGCTGGCCGCCGACGGCCACGTGACCAGCGTGGGCGACGAGGGCGGCTTTGCCCCCAACCTGAAGAACCACGACGAGGCTTTCCGCTACATCATGAAGGCCATCGAGGAAGCGGGCTACATTCCCGGCGCGGAAATCGCGCTGGCCATCGACGCCGCCGCCTCCGAGTTCCACAAGGACGGCAAGTACGTGCTGACGGGCGAAGGCAAGAAGCTGTCCAATTCCGAGATGGTGGAGTGGCTGGGCGAGTTCACCACCCGCTACCCGCTGATCTCCATCGAGGATGGCCTTGCCGAAGCCGACTGGGACGGCTGGCGCGAGCTGACCTACAAGCTGGGCGACACCATCCAGCTGGTGGGCGACGACATCTTCGTGACCAACCCGGACATCCTGGCCGAGGGCATCGACGAGGGCGTGGCCAACTCCATTCTCATCAAGCTGAACCAGATCGGTACGCTCACCGAGACCCTGGACACCATCGAGATGGCCAAGCAGGCCGCGTACACCACGGTGATTTCGCACCGTTCGGGCGAGACCGAAGACCACTTCATCTCGGATCTGGCCGTGGGCCTGAACGCCGGGCAGATCAAGACCGGCTCCTTGTGCCGCAGCGACCGGCTGGCCAAGTACAACCAGCTGCTGCGCATCGAGGAAGACCTGGACGATACGGGCATCTACTTCGGGCCCATGATGAGCTCGCACTTCGGCTTCGAGGAAGAAGGCGAGGAGTAG
- the folD gene encoding bifunctional methylenetetrahydrofolate dehydrogenase/methenyltetrahydrofolate cyclohydrolase FolD has product MLLLDGKATAAAIRAELKEEVAAGLAAAGRAPGLAVILVGEDPASQVYVRNKERGCEEAGIRSEAFRLPADTTQETLEVLIDELNGRADIDGILLQLPLPKGLNSQRCLERISPRKDVDGFHPENMGRLALGLPGFRPCTPAGVMTLLERYDLSPSGKKAVVVGRSNIVGKPLALMLGAPGKYANATVTVCHSGTPNLAEECRQADFLFVAAGRPCLVTSDMVKPGAVVVDVGIHRTDEGLVGDCKYDDISCIASAMTPVPGGVGPMTIAQLLINTVISWKGRTAAA; this is encoded by the coding sequence ATGTTGCTGCTCGACGGCAAGGCGACGGCTGCGGCCATTCGCGCGGAGCTGAAGGAAGAAGTGGCGGCGGGGCTTGCGGCGGCGGGCCGCGCGCCGGGGTTGGCGGTCATTCTGGTGGGTGAGGATCCCGCCTCGCAGGTGTACGTGCGCAACAAGGAGCGCGGCTGCGAAGAGGCGGGCATCCGGTCCGAGGCGTTTCGCCTGCCTGCGGACACCACGCAGGAAACGCTGGAAGTGCTCATCGACGAACTGAACGGGCGCGCGGACATTGACGGCATTCTGCTGCAACTGCCGCTGCCCAAGGGGTTGAACAGCCAGCGCTGTCTGGAGCGCATCAGCCCCAGAAAGGACGTGGACGGCTTTCACCCCGAAAACATGGGGCGTCTGGCGCTGGGGCTGCCGGGCTTTCGCCCGTGCACCCCGGCGGGGGTGATGACCCTGCTGGAACGGTATGACCTGTCGCCTTCGGGCAAGAAGGCCGTGGTGGTGGGGCGCAGCAACATCGTGGGCAAGCCGCTGGCGCTGATGCTGGGCGCGCCCGGCAAGTACGCCAACGCCACGGTGACGGTGTGCCATTCCGGCACGCCGAACCTGGCCGAAGAGTGTCGCCAGGCGGACTTCCTGTTCGTGGCGGCGGGGCGGCCCTGCCTGGTCACCTCGGACATGGTCAAGCCCGGCGCCGTGGTGGTGGACGTGGGCATCCACCGCACCGACGAAGGGCTGGTGGGCGACTGCAAGTACGACGACATCAGCTGCATCGCATCGGCCATGACTCCGGTGCCCGGCGGCGTGGGGCCCATGACCATTGCCCAGTTGCTCATCAACACCGTGATCTCGTGGAAGGGCCGCACCGCTGCGGCGTAG
- a CDS encoding flagellar hook protein FlgE, translating to MLRALYSGATGMKTLAQGMQAVSNNLANVNTVGFKQQQALFEDLMSQYAGTGNSASTSISQVGLGTRLTDIRTVYGQGSYESGTDITDLSINGKGFFQVSLDGKTHYTRAGNFRFDKGGNLVDPNGFVLNGRAITNGVEGATGPISLPPGADGRNVMPAKATTSITALNNLGSGDRSSDAANPYFSLLSKWNGTAQSPLGDSAYTYKQSIKVYDATGNAHDVTIYFDGAGQSGGNKHFEFVVSMDPAHDGSGMAGTSAAGLLMSGTLTFNSSGQLVNMSAYTPTGTDATNLSNWAPASFGAGGLPQFTATFASGGGTQVVGLDLGLTSSTGAWTAGAGSPAAVGSNASNLMGMGGATLAAVSTTAYGGSSSEIRSKQDGYAQGFLAGIDISADGIITGRYSNGQNDDLYHITLYRFTSEDGLRREGMNHFSATLESGAAQEGLPDTQNYGTVAAKSLEQSNVSMEREFVNMIIYQRGFQTNSKSIMTADSMIQKALELKRT from the coding sequence ATGTTACGCGCCCTCTATTCCGGCGCCACCGGCATGAAAACCCTGGCGCAGGGCATGCAGGCGGTCAGCAACAACCTGGCCAACGTGAACACCGTGGGGTTCAAGCAACAGCAGGCGCTGTTCGAGGACCTCATGAGCCAGTACGCGGGCACGGGAAACTCGGCATCCACCTCCATCAGCCAGGTGGGTCTGGGCACGCGCCTGACGGATATCCGGACCGTGTACGGGCAGGGATCGTACGAATCGGGCACCGATATCACCGACCTGTCCATCAACGGCAAGGGGTTCTTCCAGGTTTCGCTGGACGGCAAGACGCATTACACCCGCGCGGGCAACTTCCGGTTCGACAAGGGCGGAAACCTGGTGGACCCCAACGGCTTCGTGCTGAACGGGCGGGCCATCACCAACGGGGTGGAGGGTGCCACCGGCCCCATCAGCCTGCCGCCGGGCGCGGACGGGCGCAACGTCATGCCCGCCAAGGCCACCACGTCCATCACGGCGCTGAACAACCTGGGTTCGGGCGACAGGTCGTCGGATGCGGCCAACCCGTACTTTTCGCTGCTGTCCAAGTGGAACGGCACGGCGCAAAGTCCCCTGGGCGATTCGGCCTACACGTACAAGCAGTCCATCAAGGTTTACGACGCCACGGGCAACGCCCATGACGTGACCATCTATTTCGACGGCGCCGGGCAGAGCGGCGGCAACAAGCATTTCGAATTCGTGGTGAGCATGGACCCGGCGCACGACGGTTCGGGCATGGCCGGGACATCCGCGGCGGGGCTGCTGATGTCCGGCACGCTTACCTTCAATTCGTCCGGCCAGTTGGTGAACATGTCCGCCTACACGCCCACGGGCACCGACGCCACCAACCTCAGCAACTGGGCTCCGGCGTCGTTCGGCGCGGGCGGATTGCCCCAGTTCACCGCCACCTTTGCAAGCGGCGGCGGAACGCAGGTGGTGGGGCTGGACCTTGGCCTGACCTCGTCCACAGGGGCCTGGACGGCGGGGGCTGGCAGTCCGGCTGCCGTGGGCAGCAACGCATCCAACCTGATGGGCATGGGCGGGGCCACCCTGGCGGCGGTCAGCACCACGGCCTACGGCGGCAGTTCGTCGGAAATCCGGTCGAAGCAGGACGGCTACGCACAGGGCTTTCTGGCGGGCATCGACATCAGCGCCGACGGGATCATCACGGGGCGCTACAGCAACGGACAGAACGACGACCTGTACCACATCACCCTGTACCGCTTCACCAGCGAGGACGGCCTGCGCCGCGAGGGCATGAACCACTTCTCCGCCACGCTGGAATCCGGCGCGGCGCAAGAGGGCCTGCCCGACACCCAGAACTACGGCACCGTGGCGGCCAAGAGCCTGGAACAGTCCAACGTGTCCATGGAGCGGGAGTTCGTGAACATGATCATCTACCAGCGCGGCTTCCAGACCAACTCCAAGTCGATCATGACGGCGGATTCCATGATCCAGAAGGCGCTGGAACTGAAGCGCACGTAG
- a CDS encoding DMT family transporter encodes MSASRTVPVSSATLALLLAMLLWSSSFIAMKVALEGFDPMVVVFGRMGISSAVFLALWRNFRHVRYRKGDWKRLGAMALCEPCLYFVFEAYALRYTSASQAGMIVSVMPLCVALAAWIVLGERLARRVWSGFVLAIIGVIWLSLGGTSSDNAPNPLLGNLLELCAMVSATGYVINAKKLSATYPPLFITAVQSLAGSAFFLPLLFLPTTQLPDAFPLLPTLSVVYLGTCISLGAYGLYNFGVSRLPAGQASAFINLIPVITLLMGRVLLGDQLTPQQYAASALVLVGVLLSQGRGATVPDKAAPDESAPNGTATQPGGKK; translated from the coding sequence ATGTCCGCATCACGCACCGTCCCCGTCTCTTCCGCCACTCTGGCATTGCTGCTGGCCATGCTGCTGTGGAGCAGTTCGTTCATCGCCATGAAGGTGGCGCTGGAAGGGTTCGACCCCATGGTGGTGGTGTTCGGCCGCATGGGCATTTCGTCGGCGGTGTTCCTGGCCCTGTGGCGCAACTTTCGCCACGTGCGTTACCGCAAGGGCGACTGGAAGCGCCTCGGCGCCATGGCGCTGTGCGAACCGTGCCTGTACTTCGTGTTCGAGGCGTACGCCCTGCGCTACACATCGGCCTCGCAGGCGGGCATGATCGTTTCGGTGATGCCGCTGTGCGTGGCCTTGGCCGCGTGGATCGTGCTGGGCGAACGGCTGGCCCGCCGGGTGTGGTCCGGATTCGTGCTGGCCATCATCGGGGTTATCTGGCTGAGCCTTGGCGGGACCAGTTCCGACAACGCGCCCAACCCCCTGCTGGGCAACCTGCTGGAATTATGCGCCATGGTCAGCGCCACCGGCTATGTCATCAACGCCAAGAAGCTGTCCGCCACGTATCCCCCGCTGTTCATCACCGCCGTGCAGTCTCTGGCGGGCAGCGCGTTCTTTCTGCCGCTGCTGTTCCTGCCCACCACGCAGTTGCCCGATGCCTTCCCGCTGCTGCCCACGCTGTCCGTGGTCTATCTGGGCACGTGCATCTCGCTGGGGGCTTACGGGCTGTACAACTTCGGGGTCAGCCGCCTGCCCGCCGGGCAGGCTTCGGCGTTCATCAACCTGATTCCGGTAATCACCCTGCTCATGGGCCGGGTGCTGCTGGGCGACCAGCTGACGCCGCAGCAGTACGCGGCGTCAGCCCTGGTGCTGGTGGGCGTGCTGCTGTCGCAAGGGCGCGGCGCCACCGTGCCCGACAAGGCCGCGCCGGATGAATCCGCGCCAAACGGCACCGCCACGCAGCCGGGCGGAAAAAAGTAA
- a CDS encoding MucR family transcriptional regulator, with protein MEEYLKQALDIVKAQASVRTMNEEEISSMVQKIALAIRQISDGVPCEEQAAPEAPLPDAAKALKEKSITCLECGKTFKILTRKHLASHDLTPDSYRDKYGYRKDMPLVCKSLQRERRKKMKDMKLWEKRRKQA; from the coding sequence ATGGAAGAATATCTCAAGCAGGCCCTCGACATCGTGAAGGCTCAGGCCAGCGTCCGCACCATGAACGAGGAAGAGATCAGTTCCATGGTGCAGAAGATCGCGCTGGCCATCCGTCAGATTAGCGATGGCGTTCCCTGCGAAGAGCAGGCCGCTCCCGAAGCACCGCTGCCCGACGCTGCAAAGGCGCTGAAGGAAAAGTCCATCACCTGTCTGGAATGTGGCAAGACCTTCAAGATCCTGACCCGCAAGCACCTGGCTTCTCACGACCTCACACCTGACAGCTACAGGGACAAATACGGCTACCGCAAGGACATGCCCCTGGTGTGCAAGTCGCTGCAACGCGAGCGCCGCAAGAAGATGAAGGACATGAAGCTGTGGGAGAAGCGCCGCAAGCAGGCGTAG
- a CDS encoding VOC family protein: MPRYTGFNHLAMVTGDMESTVRFWRDLLGMRIVAGLGHSGYRQYFFEVSPVDMIAFFEWDGVTPVEEKDHGAPVRGAVVFDHVSVGVATDDDLWELKDRLEAAGFWCSELVDHGFIHSLYSFDPNGLAIEFSAPVHGVDVRANPRMTDTQPVPAALEGPDPTPGHWPPVTTPTPLADRRVYPGEGDDFLRTKRNAWPPLKHDPA, translated from the coding sequence ATGCCCCGCTATACCGGCTTCAACCATCTGGCCATGGTCACCGGCGACATGGAGTCCACCGTTCGTTTCTGGCGCGACCTGCTCGGCATGCGCATCGTGGCCGGGCTGGGCCACTCCGGCTACCGCCAGTACTTCTTCGAAGTGTCGCCCGTGGACATGATTGCCTTCTTCGAGTGGGACGGCGTGACCCCCGTGGAGGAAAAGGACCACGGCGCGCCCGTGCGCGGAGCCGTGGTGTTCGACCACGTTTCCGTGGGCGTGGCGACGGACGACGACCTGTGGGAACTCAAGGACAGGCTGGAGGCAGCGGGATTCTGGTGTTCGGAACTGGTGGACCACGGCTTCATCCACTCGCTGTACAGCTTCGACCCCAACGGGCTGGCCATCGAGTTTTCCGCGCCGGTGCACGGCGTGGACGTGCGGGCGAATCCGCGCATGACCGATACCCAGCCCGTGCCCGCCGCACTGGAGGGGCCGGACCCGACGCCCGGTCACTGGCCGCCGGTCACCACACCCACGCCGTTGGCCGACCGCCGGGTGTACCCGGGAGAAGGCGACGATTTCCTGCGGACCAAGCGCAACGCCTGGCCTCCCCTGAAACACGACCCGGCATGA
- a CDS encoding redoxin domain-containing protein: MPRTTASCTGNPPPGRTVPAGRTGRPGRPGRPDRPDRTTQTSSAPGTPYWLTGRTGLLLAAAILALALLGVLAVAVPLQAAGLQDLIYPDAPRKPVDSVLKVAVGDTAPDFVLPALPGPYTSTSGTDTGTIRLSDFRGKRAVVLSFVPAAFTPVCSGQWPGYNIAREEFERRGAVLLGITTDNLPSLYAWTREMVERTPGNGNDEGHGAGQSSPPPRKGQTAVPRQGEVGGAVGGVWFPVLSDFWPHGAVAASYGLLRGDGMAERALVIIDRQGIIRHIHVSDVNKRPPLDIILRALDALPSP, translated from the coding sequence ATGCCACGCACTACCGCATCCTGCACGGGCAACCCGCCCCCGGGCCGCACTGTTCCCGCTGGCCGCACGGGTCGCCCAGGTCGCCCAGGTCGCCCAGATCGCCCAGATCGCACGACCCAGACATCTTCGGCCCCCGGCACGCCGTACTGGCTCACTGGCCGCACTGGCCTCCTTCTGGCCGCCGCCATCCTGGCACTGGCCCTTCTGGGCGTGCTGGCCGTTGCCGTGCCGTTGCAGGCCGCCGGTCTGCAAGACCTGATCTACCCGGATGCCCCCCGCAAGCCGGTGGACAGCGTACTGAAGGTGGCAGTAGGCGACACCGCGCCCGACTTCGTCCTGCCTGCCCTGCCCGGTCCGTACACATCAACCAGCGGCACAGACACCGGCACGATCCGGTTGTCCGACTTCCGGGGCAAGCGCGCCGTGGTTCTTTCATTCGTGCCTGCCGCGTTCACCCCGGTCTGTTCCGGGCAATGGCCGGGCTACAACATTGCCCGCGAGGAATTCGAACGGCGCGGCGCGGTGCTGCTGGGCATCACCACCGACAACCTGCCCTCGCTGTACGCGTGGACCCGCGAGATGGTCGAGCGCACCCCCGGAAACGGTAACGATGAGGGGCACGGCGCGGGCCAGTCCTCACCTCCGCCCCGCAAGGGGCAGACAGCCGTACCCCGGCAAGGCGAAGTCGGCGGCGCTGTCGGCGGCGTGTGGTTTCCGGTGCTGTCCGACTTCTGGCCGCACGGCGCGGTTGCCGCGTCCTACGGCCTGCTGCGCGGCGACGGCATGGCGGAACGCGCCCTTGTCATCATCGACAGGCAGGGCATCATCCGGCACATCCACGTATCCGACGTGAACAAGCGCCCCCCGCTGGACATCATCCTGCGGGCGCTGGATGCCCTGCCCTCCCCCTAG
- a CDS encoding peroxiredoxin family protein, which translates to MPCRHTPEMPRPARQAATIARKAPRHWHPGQPHSTVIPLPLLRTLLLAALLALLPACATPTLAEPVPASSPFPDIPLENAATPAQLAALGLSGEGPWKLSDIRPATGSKAQLVLIEIFSMYCPHCQREAPHMNRLAELLAASPLKDRITVIGVGAGNTRMEVDLFRERYGVTIPLFADPDLAVHEQVGEPGTPHFFLVSLKNPAAPATLFSRTGRMASPQAFLDELSAIAKRSN; encoded by the coding sequence ATGCCCTGCCGCCACACCCCGGAAATGCCGCGTCCGGCCAGACAGGCCGCAACAATCGCACGGAAGGCCCCCCGCCATTGGCACCCCGGCCAGCCACATAGCACGGTCATCCCCCTGCCGCTGCTGCGCACCCTGCTGCTGGCAGCCCTGCTGGCCCTGCTGCCCGCCTGCGCCACGCCCACCCTGGCGGAGCCTGTTCCGGCCAGTTCACCATTCCCGGACATTCCTCTGGAAAACGCCGCCACGCCTGCTCAACTGGCCGCGCTGGGCCTTTCCGGCGAGGGGCCGTGGAAGCTTTCGGACATCCGCCCGGCCACGGGCAGCAAGGCGCAGCTGGTGCTGATCGAAATCTTCAGCATGTACTGCCCGCACTGCCAGCGCGAGGCCCCGCACATGAACCGCCTTGCCGAGTTGCTGGCCGCCTCGCCCCTGAAGGACCGCATCACGGTCATCGGCGTGGGGGCGGGCAATACCCGCATGGAAGTGGACCTCTTCCGCGAGCGGTACGGGGTGACCATCCCTCTGTTCGCCGATCCGGACCTGGCCGTGCATGAGCAGGTGGGCGAACCAGGCACGCCGCATTTCTTTCTGGTTTCGCTGAAAAATCCCGCCGCGCCCGCCACGCTGTTCTCGCGCACCGGGCGCATGGCCTCCCCGCAGGCCTTTCTGGACGAGCTTTCCGCCATCGCCAAACGCAGCAACTGA